The nucleotide window TAAACATTCGTAATAGATGTTTCCATTCTTTCATTAACGATTAATGCACCGTTTTCTAGTTTTGCAAAGCCTTCTGCAAATTGCGTATTTGGACGCACTCCTGCGGCTACGATCACGACATCTGTCATATAGGTTCCTGTTTTTGTTTGAACACTTTCGACAAAATCTGTGCCATCAAAGCCTACAACCGATTCATTCAATAATACTTCAATCCCATTCTTAATTGCCTCATCATAAACAAGCTGCGCAAGCTCATAATCAAGCGCCTTCATTAGCTGGTTCCCTTGCTGAATAATCCTCACTTCAAGTCCACGCTCGCGCATTGTCTCTGCAACTTCTAAACCAATATAGCCTCCACCAATAATCGTTACATGCTTGGCGGAAGGAAGCTCCGCCATTAAAGTGTCCATTTCAGGAATCGTCTTTACATGATGAACCCCTTTCAACTGTTTATATTTTTTAAAGGGCATCGTTGGTGCTGCTCCAGTTGCAATTAGTAAACAATCATACATAAATTCAAACGGCTCTCGACTATTAACATCCAATCCGTACACCGTTTGTAGTTTCGTATCGATTGCTGTTACCTCATGAAAAATACGAGCATCAATTCCATACTTCGAACGGAATTCCTCTACATCTCGAGCAATAAGCGTAGTTGTATCACGTACTTTTCCATTAATGACATACGGTAATCCACATTGTCCGTATGAATAAATCTCGCCCTTTTCTA belongs to Solibacillus sp. FSL R7-0682 and includes:
- a CDS encoding FAD-dependent oxidoreductase; the encoded protein is MKVIIIGGDAAGMSAAMEIVRNNNAAQVLVLEKGEIYSYGQCGLPYVINGKVRDTTTLIARDVEEFRSKYGIDARIFHEVTAIDTKLQTVYGLDVNSREPFEFMYDCLLIATGAAPTMPFKKYKQLKGVHHVKTIPEMDTLMAELPSAKHVTIIGGGYIGLEVAETMRERGLEVRIIQQGNQLMKALDYELAQLVYDEAIKNGIEVLLNESVVGFDGTDFVESVQTKTGTYMTDVVIVAAGVRPNTQFAEGFAKLENGALIVNERMETSITNVYAAGDCASHYHRIKKQVDYLPLGTTANKQGRIAGLNIVGFDQKFKGIVGTSILKFFDLQIGMTGLNNIDADKLNAVVEAIVYEANDIASYYPNARPMKIRMLVEQQSRKLLGVQIVGQNGVDKRIDVFATALYNEMTFEELLNLDLAYAPPFSGVWDVLMQAPKRFGRKE